The Pyrus communis chromosome 12, drPyrComm1.1, whole genome shotgun sequence genomic sequence TGCTAGGATGTGAGCGTACTCACACTCACATTCTAAATAACTTCAACATGATTAATGGTTTAGATTCACTGTCCATCAACATGTCCACGTTGGTTAATTTGTTTGATAGCCTAAGAACAGAACATTTGCATGCATGCACTATAGTATTTTTGCATTATGGTATATATTCACGACGGTATACTGTTGCAGCTGGAGCTTGTGGGTATGGAGAATATGGAAGAAAGGTCAACGACGGTCACGTATCCGCAGTTTCTAGGCTGTACAGGAATGGAACTGGCTGTGGTGCATGCTACCAGGTACATCGACTTCCtcaaaaaatttcaataatttagTATGTGAACAAGTGATAATCATGCGGATTAGCACTAAGAATAAACAATTAATCACGCCTGCTGCCTTCATTAAAGTATAATTAACTTGCTTTGTTAAGTATAGTAGTTAATTTTGAGTGTGGCTTTATCAGGTGAGGTGCAAGATCCCTCAGCATTGCAACAGTGATGGGGTAACTACGGTGGTGACAGACCACGGCGAAGGCGACAGAACTGACTTCATCTTCAGCCCAAGATCTTATGCAAAGTTGGCAAACAGTCCAGATTCATCTGAAGTTTTATTTGCTTCCGGTGTCGTTGAAATCGAATACAGAAGGGTCGCTTGCAGGTTCTCTGGTCACGGACTTGTTGTGTTCAAAGTCCATGAAGGCAGTAAATATCCATTTTACTTTGCCTTAGTCATTCTGTATGTACCTGGGATATATGACATCACAGCAGTTGAGGTTTGGCAGGTAAAAATTCAAGGCCAACTCAATATTTGAAATGCAAATTACCATGGTGTTAATATAGCACATATGCATACACTATTTCAACTGTATTTACACGTCATATTGTAAATCCCATCTCTAAAACAGGTGAGACTCGCTAATTCAAGTGATTGATCATTCGCACCTCTATTATTAGTACGAATGAGGAATATATGATATACAacgtgattcaaaaatgaataGCGACGTTCTTTTGACAAACTGTCTGAAAGTAAAATTATTTCGTGAATGTGATTTGTGTAACATTACACACGTGATGACGAACAAGTTTTTCCTTTGTTGGGGCAGGAGGATCGCCAGCAATGGAGGCCAATGAGGAGAGTATATGGAGCAGTGTGGGACCTCCAAAACCCACCAACTGGTGCCCTTTCCTTGAGGTTCCAAATAGTGAGTGGCAGGGCAACTGCAGAGGTGGACTGGATGCAGGCAACCAAAGTCATCCCTGCTGATTGGGAGGCTGGGGCTGCATATCCGTCAGACATTCAGCTCGATTAGGAGGGCATTAAATTAATTACAAGTTTAAAATAATTAGAAGTATTAAATATTGTATGATGCTGGTTAGGCAGCAGTGCACTTAGCTTTGGTTTGCCAAGAATTTGTGGGAATTGTGTACCTTCAGTTGGTGAGGATATAATATGAATGAATAAAGTTCCACCTTTTCGGTCCTTGAATATATGATTAAGCTCCTTTATAAACaaagtttgttttttgtatttatacTTTATTGGGTTGTTAAATGAAATGCATTCTCATTACCAAAAAAGGAGTATTGTCTGTTTCTGCTTTccgaatttgaattttttaatctttccTTCTATGCATTTCTGGTTTAACAGACATACTCCTTTGAATGTAGAAATTGATTCGGAATTGCcgtttgttttgaattgttgagGGTGCAGACCCATTTTATGCCATTGCAGGTGGCTTTTGTATGAGTTTCGTATCCCTCCACGAATTAATCGACATGTTTTTCCGCTCTCAGAGTAGTCTGTAGTTGTTTGGAGTAGTCTGGTTTAGTTTGATTTAGCatagtttaatttagttttgcTTAGTTAGTTATGTCGTCTTGCCTAGCGAGTGTTGTGGCCTCACTGCAACAATAGCTGGATATGGTTTTCGCATTGAGCGATGTGTTATGTGGTCTCATTTACCTACGATGACTTTATGTGGTCTCACTTCCGTGATGACTTTATGTGGCCTCGTTATTCAATGGTGACCTTTTTACAATTGCTGATACAAGTCTATTATACCTATCGTCTTATGACAGTTTTGCATGGATGGTTTGTGAAGTTTACATACGTGTGCTAGCTGCTTAGGGGTTTACTATATTGTCTTGTTTGAGCAAATTCACCTCCAGACCATTTTCTTAATCACTGGAGTTTTATACCCAATTGACACCTATGTATTGTTTGAGATGATTAATAAAATATCAATCTATTGTTGcttgtcccaaaaaaaaaaaaattatatatatatatatatatatatatattcggtATATATATTCGGAACTGCTGTAGGTAAACTGACTTCCTTTCTTTTGACAATACTTGAGTCATCTTCGCCATTGGAGCTAAATATAGCTCGTGTCATTTTAGCCTTGAATATTGtaaagctaaatttttttttaattcagttATTCTGAGCTATACTTTGGCCTTCTCAATATTgtattatttttcagtatatttGGAATGTATATTGTTAcccaaaaaaatggaaataCATGTACATCAAAATTATATATCTTTAGAGCCTATATTTAAAATAAGCTTTTAGTGTGCGTGGCACTTATGAATCTTAATCATTTCTCAAATATGGTTTTCAAATGAAACATGTCGGCTCGAGAGCAACTCTCTAGATTTTCGATGAGATTTTGTCGACGTGATACTACACTTCTTATCCTTAGCTTCACGTGTTAATAAATGGCGTGCATTGAGTTTTATGTCTCACCACTTTATCTGCTTTCTTTGCATTTTCTGTCATCTTGTAAAATTTGTCGACCAATTTTGCAATGTATGACAACTCTGAGTTCAATTCCAACTTGGAATCTGGAAGGGAAGAGCCGAGACAGCCGAATCATAAAAGAATAGGAAGAGAAATTGGCCATTTTCCATTTAGCCAGCCATTGGAGATTGGGTTTAGTGAGCATAATATAATGGGTGGAATGTCCAGCCACAATTTGcttagaattttaataaaaactatTAATTAACTTAGGGGCtaattttttaatctaaatGATGAAAAACTGCAATGGAATGTAtaattcctaattttttttaggacatgtataatttgtaattaaacCTATTAAACTTATTGTAATTAAACCTAATTTTTAGGACATGGCTaatttttggattgttttgCATTTGGATTTAATTCCATGCAAGAACGTAAGACCATTCTTCGAGTAGGGCCTTGGTTATATAATAAGCAATATCTATTGGTGCTTGGCGAGGCTGATAATCTGGCTTACCCATCTAGGATCCTACTTTGCTTTCAGGAATTTTGGGTGCAATTTAAGGGACTATCCCACAGCCTATGGGGAAGTTTTTGGGGAACTTGCTAGGAGAATAAATCCTAACGGACCAAAGTCGAAAGAAGGAACAGTATGGTAGTATTCTTAGAGTGTGGGTGTGACTAGATGTGAGGAGGCCGTTAAGAAGGTTTGTGAACATACAATTCGAAGGCACACATATGCAAATTGATGCTAGGTATGAGAAATTACCACTCACTTGCTTCCTATGTGGAATGATGGACCATGTTGAAGACTAATGTGAGTGCTACGAAGGACAACAATTAGACGATAAGGCAAAACCGTATGGTAGATGGTTCCAAATAGATGTGCTTGATAAGGATTATAGACGTCCCGCAGGGAGACGATTCGGTTTAGATGCAAAGGGTGGCTAGGAAACGAAGGCTCCGCCATCGAATGAGGTGGATGAACCAATagatgaggaagaagatgatgacaCTGGGGCAATGTCTCAATACCTGATTTGAATGAAATAGTCTACGATCAGGACACCAAGGTCAATAATATGGCTGTGATACCATTTATGCCGAGGGAACAGGGTAGACAATACCCGGAGCTTATGGATGATAGGAGGGAGGGGATAATGACAGGTATGAGGCAGCCCTTAATGTTGTTTAGGTCCGAGATTGAATCAACTATAGGAGATGAGGGAGTCGGTCAGGAGGCGCACGGAGGTGGTGTAGGGACTTTAGTTCTATCTTTGGCGAGCGGGGATACTGGAGAGCAGGCGAAGGCCAGGGGTGAATCTCCCCAGGCCATGGATTCCAACCCTTTCAATTTGGATCCGTTTATCTTTGGCATGGGCTCTGAACATGGCTATCGATCAGGAGGAAGGATATCTCGCAGGAACAAAACTAGGCAGTCAAAAATCGAACGTTTTATCCCCCCCTTCGGAGTTGGAAAAAAGATAACAGCttgagaaggaagagaaggGGCTGCTCCCGGTCACAAAGAAGCATGTTGCTTCTATTTGAATGAGTTCTACAGCGGTGGAGGCTGACGAAGATCAGCCCCACCGAGTCCAATGCGTTGTATTAGCTGAAATTGTCAGGGGCTTGGGAACCTCTGGGCAATTCGAGCACTTAAAAGAGTTATTCTCTTTAAAGATTCCATGTTGATTTTTCTATGCAAAACAAAAAGCTCGAAGAAGCATATGGAGAGGTTAAAATcacatttgaaatttgattttgtgtttACAGTTCCAAGTTCGGGAAAGTTCAAGGGTTTATATGCTATTTGGAAAGCAAATGCTAACCTTTTGCTAAGGTCGTATTCGTCTAATCATATTGATTTGGAAGTTGGAGGAATAGGAGATGATTATCAATGGAGACTTACTTTCTTTTATGGTTTTCTGATAGAGACGGATAAACACAAAACTTGGAGTTTACTTCAAAGGCTGCATGACAATTCAGAGCTGCCGTGGTGTTGTATGGGGGACTTTAATGAGATTTTGTGTGCAGAAGAGCAGGTAGGAAGTGATAGACGAAGTGAATGTCAATGGAAGGTTTTCGGAATGCCCTTACAAGCTGCCAATTACAAGATTTGGGGTTCGTCGGAAATAAATTTACTTGGGTCACTACCAGGTGTGGGGGAATCGAAGTAAGATTAGATAGAGTTGTAGCAACATAGAATTGGATGGATGTGTTTTTTGGGTTTCAAGTTTCTCATTTGAAACCAAACTCTTCAAACCATATACCTATACTGTTAGAATGGATACCAAAGAACCAAGTTAGATTCAAGAAAACCTTCAAGTATGAGGAAGGGTGGTCGGTGGAAAAGGGTTGTGGAGCTGCAATACAACAAGGGTGGGCGACAAAGTTTCATGACTCACCAATGTTTAGAGTTACGAAGAAGATTAAGGCAACACGAATACAATTGGCTAATTGGGCAAAAACAACAAAGCGTTCAATTCCGAGGGAGATCTCAGAAACGGAGGATAAGTTGAATGCATTATTTGGAAGGCCTTTTACTGAAACCACTATAGCACAACAGCATGAATTAAATACTCGGTTGCAATCCTTATTGGCACAGGAAGAAGCGTTCTGGAGGCAGAAGTCAAAGGAAAATTGGTTAAAGATTAGggatcaaaatacaaaaaattttcACTAGAAGGCTAATGGAAGACAATGAAGGAATGCTTTACTAGGGTTATTTGATGAGGTCAAGGTGTGGCATGAAGACAAAAGGGGTATGGAAGTGGTGATTGTAGATTATTTTTCGAAGTTATTTGACTCTTAGGGTGCAACGGATGTGTCGAAAATTATGCTGGTAATGACTCCCAAAATTTCGGCAAAGATGAAATAAGAGCTTATACGGTAGGTTTCGAATGATGAAATTAAAGATGCAGTGTTTCAAATGCATTCGACAAAAGCTCCAGGACGTGACGGTATGTCACCGAGTTTCTATCAAAAGCATTAGGAGACTGTCGGCCAAGATGTGTGTGATGAGGTAAGGCATCTTCTTTCATCTGGTCATATGCTTACGAAAATCAATTATACCCATGTCACTTTGATTCCAAAGAAACTTGATCCCACAACAATAACTCAACTTCAGCCGATAAGTCTTTGTAATGTGATTTATAAGATTTGCTCCAAGGTTCTTACTAACCAATTGAAAGTCGTTCTCCCGGAAATTATTTCACCCTCGCAAAGTGCGTTTATACCTAGAAGGTTAATTTCTAATAATTGTTTGGTAGCTTCAGAGATTGCACATTATATGCATAGGAAGAATAATGGGTGGAATCAGGTGATGGCAGTGAAGTTGGAGATCAGTAAGGCTTATGATCGTATTGAATGGAACTTCTTTGACCAAATTATGAAAAGGCTAGGATTTGCGGAGGAATGGATGCACTGGATAATGATGTGTGTTTCTACGATGTCTTACTCGTTCAAACTGAATAGGGAGCATGTGGGGCTAGTATATCCAAAACGGAGAATTTGTCAAGGCGATACATTGTCACCGttcttatttgttttatgtGCGGAGGGTTTATCGGCTTTATTTGATTCGTGGGAAGCACAAGGCTAAATCCAAGTGGTTCAGGTATGTAACGAGGCCCCAAGTGTTCATCATTTTCTATTTGCGGATGATAGCTTCATATTTGCCATGAGTTCTTTTCAGGAGTGTTTGCAATTGAAGGAATTATTACGTACTTATGAACGGGCCTCTGGGAAAACGGTGCCAAAAGTAATGTTGCATTTAGTCGTAATCTCACAGAGATAGAGCGTGTAGAGTACCATGACCGGTATCTTGGTCTACCGGTGCTTATTGGTAGGTCCAAGAAAGATACATTTGCTTATATTAAAGATCAGTTGTGGAAAAAGTTGAATGGGTGGCGTGGATCTTTGTTGAGTAGTGCGGGTCAAGAAATCTTGATAAAAATGGTTGCACAGGCAATGCCATTGTATACAATGCAGACATTCTTGTTGCCTAAATCCTTCTGTGAAGAGCTAAACCAAATGGTGGCGCAATTTTGGTGAGGAAGGGAAGCAGGTAAACGTAGAATACATTGGGTGAAATGGCAGCGATTGTGTAAACCAAAAAGTGAAGGTGGTTTAGGATTTAACAATTTATTTGCGTTCAATTTTGCTTTGCTTGCGAAACAAGGGTGGAGACTACTACAGTAGCCTAATTCTCTTGTTGCAAGAATTTTCAAAGCCCAATACTACCCTACATCAGAGTTCTTGCAAGCTCCAGTCAAACCTTTACTATTGGCGCAGTGTGGCAGCAtctcaaataattattttttgaggTGTGAGATTGAGGGGGGGGGGATGGTCTACAAATACACATTTGGGGGGATAGATGGCTGCCACAAGAGCATTTCTATAAAGTTCTCAACCCAGACCGATGGGGGTGCACCCATATCTTACGGTGAGATCATTGATGGTGGAGGATGATGGGGTTCGTTGGAATTCGAATTTAGTTCGTAGCTGGTTCTTGGAGGAGGAAGCAGATTTGATTTTGAGCATACCCTTAAGTTTATTTTACCCCGCTGTTTCTATGATTTAGGCAAAAGAACCCAAGGGGTTCTTCACAACTAAGAGTGCGTACTTTGTGGCAAGATTGTGTCAGGGAATGGATGGTGATGAGCCTACGAGATCAGTGGTTAATGTGGACACAATTTTCTTATGGAAAGCGTTGTGGCAAGCCAAAGTTCCAGGGAAAGTGAAAATTTGTGTATGGCATGGGTATATGAATGCGTTGCCTTCCAAAGTGAATTTGAAGAACAGACGCGTACTTACGGAGGATACTTGTGATTTCTGTGATAAAGAAGCGGAGACAGTAGCACATGCATTATTGTTGTGTCCTAGAGTGGCAGCTGTTTGGTTTGGAAGTCCGTTGGGACTTTGTTCGTTTCATAGAAGTAAGGAAGGGTTCAGAGGGTGGCTGGAGTATATGGCGTAGAATGTATCTAAGGAAAGCTTTGAGCTGATACATTTCCTAGTTTGGAATATTTGGAAGGTACGTAATGATTTTATTTGGATTAGTGTTGATGTCTCTCCGTTGGATACCCAAATCAAAGCACAAATGTGGCTGGTCGAATTTAAAAAATGGAATGATGCTACACCAAGAATATATAAATGGCACTCTCCGGCTTCTGGGTGGATAAAGTGTAATTTTGATGCAACATGGGATGAAAAGGGGTCGATTGGAGGATTTGGGATGGTAGTTAGAAACTCGGAAGAAGGTTTTGTGGCGGCACAAGTAAGCAGGGGGGAAGTCGCGCGATCAGCATTACAAGCAGAGGCTGATGCTGCACGTGTAGCAACGCTGTTCTTGAGCAGATGGGTCACGGAACAGGTCGAGGTGGAAGGGGATGCGTTGTAGGTGATTTCTACAATTCAGAATGCAGGTCGAGCGTATAGTGGTCATTACGGGCATCTGTTTGGTGGATACAAGGCACCTCCTACAATATTTCAAGCAATGGAAAATTACATTTGGTCGAAGAGAGATGAATAAGGTGGCTCATCGCCTTGCGAGGTTTAGTCTAACTATTGATCACCCAATTTCTTGGTTCAAAGAGTCTCCCGATGTAATTTCCGATTTATTATTGGAAGATAGTACTAGTAGTTAATTTTGGTGCGGGACACTTTTTTTCCCTTCGATCGAGTTGAAAGCCCCCGGCAAGGTTTTTATTGAGACCCAATGTAAGCACCTTATTTTCGATTTATACGTATTTCAAtcttcaatgaatatcgtacttctttttaaaaaaaatgatacaaaGATCTAGTTTGCACCATTAGTTATGCGAAAAtgaaaagggaaaaggaaaaaaaattatcaaattgaaTATTAGGAAGAGAAATTTCACAATACACAAATGATAATTACACTTGTTttgctctctctttctctctacccACGCTCCTTTATTTTtgacaattaaattaaataatcaaacaaaataatagACAATTTTATAcaatgtacaaaaaaaaaaagaaaggatgtgTGGTTaacatttccaaaaaaaaaaattatacggATTGTTGATGGTAAATACTCATCTTCAAAagctataaatttttttttttttcccaccatGTAATAAGCCTTTGATTACCAAGTCACTGCTATGGGCCGATGATTGCTCATCATGTAGCGAtagtttacacacacacacacacacacacactagcaAAGAGCAAACATTTTGTATGTGTAAACAACCGCTCACCTCCTTGCACGTTCTCTTCAAGCGCAACTGCTTCAGTTCATTCAAACTATCTAAAAAACATCATGATTTCACTTACGTGTATGAAAAAATGTTGATaggacaatttctcttaataagtgcatattttttatcttatgtaaatattttgatataaaattactattttcccctccttatgtaaatattatgtatcaaaagtaaggggaaaagagaaaaaaaggggaaaaaagttcaaaagatacaaaattactattttgccctcatgTCAACATTGTATATTCAAAAGTGAGCAAAATTGGAAGATAAGGGGGCAAAAAGTTGACAAGCTCTCTTCTCTTAATAGAatagatatatatacatatatatatatatatatatatatatattaatcttttaacaagagggatccccatttttctaaaaaaattggGATACCCTTTTGACCGTTggatttaattttaatgaaattgtgtggttaAGATTGTGTGgcctgtgatttaatctcaaccatacaatttcattaaagtcaatccaacggtcaagagaatgttccaaattttttagaaaaatgaggAACCCTCTTGTTAAAAGACGTGTGCATACTCCTGTTAAAAGGCtttgtatacacacacacacacacatatatcagACGACATGCCGCCAGTTTTTTTACACACATTTTGTAAGAACCACTTCCTTGCAAGTATTAGGCCATGAGAGAACATCTCCTAGAATTTGTACCAGATCTGGTTTATTTGCACAAAATCATCCAGACTTTTCAAAATGATCGATCGGCAATAATCCTGAGAGTTGGGTAGAGAACTTGGGTGAGGAACAGCCTGAAAACCACCAGAATCAGCAATTTCAAGGAGACGACGGTGACAGATAAGGGTTTGGAGAAAGAGCGCGCgttcattttaatctttttttaattcaaGTCCCGCTTATATTTGAGCGTTAGGTTTGTGTAtctaaataacattactctGTTTTTATCGTACTTAAGCGAAAAAATAGCAACACTGCCAGCATAAAGgagaaaatttcattaattgaCCTCTAAAATCTAAATGAAGACATTATCTACATGCTGAGCGGAAAATAGGCAGAGCAAAACATACAGAAAATAATTGCTAAGCATAGAAGAGTAGCAATCTTGCGAAGCAAAAACCAACATATTCATTCCAAGGACTTTAGGAGCCTGAAGAGCGCCGCTGCTTCCCTAATCCGCGAGAACTCTATGCAAAAAGCTTGGACTTCGATGAAAAGATCCTTAACTGCAAGGACAACCATTAATAAAAGTAAGCAACATAACGTTGAGATTAAAAATTGTTCACGTGTTGCTTCAATTGTTCTTACAACTAGTGTACTTTGCATCCCATTTACTGTTTCTACATTAAGCATGCGTGTTCAATCCGAATCAAATGACCAAGATAACATTAAATTGCAAGTAGAGTGTGGCGCTGACCATTGATAATGTTGTTTCGGATAAGGCTCTGAAGAAACACGCAAACTAGTCTCACAAGCCTGTTCTGCATGTATTTATCCTGgtagtaaaaaaatttaaactgcTTAACAAGTTTACAAAATAAGAGTTTGGTAATGACCAAAAACCATCGTCTTAATACCCTCTCACACAGAGTGACAGAGGAAGAAAGAATTATAATCAAAATAGTTGGTGAAGCAAGCATATGGTGACCCTACTAGTAATATTGTTTCAAGCGTATAAGTGAATACCAAATAAAACCACGGCAACTTTAACAAGTAATAGTTTACACCACAGTAAAAGCCAGCCTAATTGAAGAAAGAGAGACACACGTAACTGTTCGTTCCTTCAACTTAGGAAACCAAACCAACCTATACTATTGAGGTTCAATCAGCAAACACTAACACATTGATTTGCTTAACTTTCCTAAAAATGCTAGGCCTTAAAACGAACCTTAAATAGATAAGCCCTCATTTGAACATCTTCAACAAAGAATAGGGGGAAGCAGGAtgctatatatttgtatattttttaaagaaagagCGCAGAATTTCCTTGTGTTCAAGCAGGCTCCtaattatttttcaagttaaaaCCCTTGCATGAAATATTTCACCACATATAGTCTAAATCAAGACTTGAACTGTGCCTTTGAATCTCAGAATACCGATAAGCAGAGTCCACAGGCAAGGTGTAAGCAAGTACCTTGATGTTCTCACAGGATGATATACAATTTGTTATGTACAGGTGTATGAACTCAGAAGGAAGATCGACTGCTGTAGTAAGCCTGTTCACCACTTCCATAGAGTGCAGACTCATGTCCATATTGACAAGCACTGTAAAGTATCTGTGGCCACATATAAAAGTTTTACAAAGCATAAAAGCCTTGAAAATGAGGAAGTGAACAGGCTTAAAAgtttacaaaccaaataaaaataataagaacagg encodes the following:
- the LOC137711264 gene encoding expansin-like B1 produces the protein MEFFLKHITWFLCIMVLLPALCTSQYTYVSSRATYYGSPDCYGNPTGACGYGEYGRKVNDGHVSAVSRLYRNGTGCGACYQVRCKIPQHCNSDGVTTVVTDHGEGDRTDFIFSPRSYAKLANSPDSSEVLFASGVVEIEYRRVACRFSGHGLVVFKVHEGSKYPFYFALVILYVPGIYDITAVEVWQEDRQQWRPMRRVYGAVWDLQNPPTGALSLRFQIVSGRATAEVDWMQATKVIPADWEAGAAYPSDIQLD